A region of Methyloversatilis discipulorum DNA encodes the following proteins:
- a CDS encoding S-methyl-5'-thioinosine phosphorylase yields the protein MLAIIGGSGLTQLANLDVTRREVVRTPYGEPSGPLTFGRLGGHELVFIARHGYGHTIPPHRVNYRANISALKNVGVDKVVSVASVGGIRADLAPGSLVVPDQIIDYTWGRHSTFFDGHDGQVKHVDFTEPYDSALRARLLAAAALAGEAVVDGAVYAATQGPRLETAAEINRFERDGADVVGMTGMPEAVLAREAGLAYAALNVVVNHAAGRGDSAHGIQMSAIEAMLQEAMMRVRHLLERLCQEGVCP from the coding sequence ATGCTGGCCATCATTGGCGGAAGCGGGCTGACCCAGCTTGCCAACCTTGACGTCACGCGGCGCGAGGTTGTGCGCACCCCTTACGGCGAACCGTCCGGTCCGCTCACCTTCGGCCGCCTCGGTGGTCACGAACTGGTGTTCATCGCCCGCCACGGCTATGGCCACACGATTCCGCCGCATCGCGTCAATTACCGCGCAAACATCTCGGCGCTGAAGAACGTCGGCGTTGACAAGGTCGTATCGGTGGCGTCTGTCGGCGGCATCCGCGCAGACCTTGCACCGGGCAGCCTGGTCGTGCCGGACCAGATCATCGACTACACCTGGGGCCGCCACTCGACCTTTTTCGATGGTCACGACGGACAGGTGAAGCATGTCGATTTCACTGAACCCTACGACAGTGCCCTGCGTGCCCGTCTGCTCGCTGCCGCGGCGCTGGCCGGCGAGGCGGTGGTCGACGGTGCCGTCTATGCGGCCACCCAGGGACCGCGTCTTGAAACCGCGGCCGAAATCAACCGTTTCGAGCGCGACGGCGCCGACGTCGTCGGCATGACCGGCATGCCCGAAGCCGTGCTGGCGCGCGAAGCCGGTCTGGCTTATGCGGCACTCAATGTGGTCGTGAATCACGCGGCCGGCCGCGGCGATTCGGCGCACGGCATCCAGATGTCGGCGATCGAAGCCATGCTGCAGGAGGCAATGATGCGCGTGCGCCACCTGCTCGAACGCTTGTGCCAGGAAGGGGTGTGCCCGTGA
- the def gene encoding peptide deformylase: MIRDILRMGDPRLLRVSRPVERFDTAELDALVTDLMDTMQAANGAGLAAPQIGVDLRVVIFGGSPSVRYPDAPVVPFTVLVNPLLMPLGHDMEEGWEGCLSVPGLRGVVPRYNRLHYSGFDPAGKPISRDAEGFHARVVQHECDHLDGILYPMRVRDFSRFGYTDVLFPGVEDGDD; this comes from the coding sequence GTGATCCGCGACATCCTGCGCATGGGCGACCCGCGCCTGCTGCGCGTGTCGCGACCGGTCGAGCGTTTCGACACGGCCGAACTCGATGCACTGGTAACCGACCTGATGGACACCATGCAGGCGGCCAATGGCGCCGGCCTCGCGGCGCCGCAGATCGGCGTGGACCTGCGCGTCGTCATCTTCGGCGGCTCGCCGTCCGTGCGCTATCCGGACGCGCCGGTGGTCCCCTTCACCGTGCTGGTCAATCCGCTGCTGATGCCGCTCGGCCACGACATGGAGGAGGGCTGGGAGGGCTGTCTGTCGGTGCCTGGCCTGCGCGGCGTCGTGCCGCGCTACAACCGGCTGCACTACAGCGGCTTCGATCCGGCGGGCAAGCCGATCTCGCGCGATGCCGAAGGTTTCCACGCGCGCGTCGTGCAGCATGAATGCGATCACCTGGATGGCATCCTCTACCCGATGCGGGTGCGCGACTTCAGCCGCTTCGGCTACACCGACGTGCTGTTCCCGGGCGTCGAGGATGGGGACGACTGA